One Theropithecus gelada isolate Dixy chromosome 20, Tgel_1.0, whole genome shotgun sequence DNA segment encodes these proteins:
- the DUXB gene encoding double homeobox B isoform X3, which produces MWFQKQRSLYPKNCRREPVNLLVDDPNERPDTSVGWHPVNLFSLTDSSHYFSSSNSSSGHQTLLPVLPSTQAPWDSFRVHVSQGPNVVIMQPTQAVQEVENSDQPLILPNHVLTLPILKKDLDTLTPFWLQYQEEHQNHKEHTGSGVLQFKSHSQPEPEHREQQPLNLGQLDISNILQRWDKICQALLAEWDPLKGTH; this is translated from the coding sequence ATGTGGTTTCAGAAACAAAGATCTCTGTACCCCAAGAATTGCAGAAGGGAGCCCGTAAATTTATTGGTAGATGACCCAAACGAGAGACCAGATACAAGTGTTGGGTGGCATCCAGTCAACCTGTTCAGCCTCACAGACagctctcattatttttcttcctcaaattcTTCCAGTGGGCACCAAACTCTTCTACCTGTTCTTCCTTCAACCCAGGCGCCTTGGGATTCCTTCAGGGTCCATGTGAGCCAAGGACCAAATGTCGTGATCATGCAGCCCacacaggctgtgcaggaagtAGAGAACTCTGATCAACCTCTCATACTTCCGAATCACGTCCTGACACTGCCAATTCTGAAAAAGGACTTAGATACTCTGACTCCCTTCTGGCTCCAATACCAAGAAGAACACCAGAATCACAAAGAACACACGGGCTCGGGAGTACTACAGTTCAAGAGCCATTCGCAGCCTGAACCAGAGCACAGGGAGCAACAACCTCTGAATCTGGGTCAGCTTGACATATCGAACATTTTGCAAAGGTGGGACAAGATCTGCCAGGCTCTGCTTGCAGAATGGGACCCTCTCAAAGGGACACACTGA
- the DUXB gene encoding double homeobox B isoform X2, with translation MNLDGTSGEYLPKEARQKQTLITWTQKNKLVQAFERNPFPDIATRKKLTEQTGLQESRIQMWFQKQRSLYPKNCRREPVNLLVDDPNERPDTSVGWHPVNLFSLTDSSHYFSSSNSSSGHQTLLPVLPSTQAPWDSFRVHVSQGPNVVIMQPTQAVQEVENSDQPLILPNHVLTLPILKKDLDTLTPFWLQYQEEHQNHKEHTGSGVLQFKSHSQPEPEHREQQPLNLGQLDISNILQRWDKICQALLAEWDPLKGTH, from the exons ATGAATTTGGACGGTACTTCAGGTG AATACTTACCAAAAGAAGCCCGGCAAAAACAGACATTGATCACGtggactcaaaaaaacaaactagtGCAAGCCTTTGAGAGGAACCCATTCCCTGATATTGCTACCAGGAAAAAACTGACTGAACAAACAGGACTGCAGGAATCAAGAATTCAA ATGTGGTTTCAGAAACAAAGATCTCTGTACCCCAAGAATTGCAGAAGGGAGCCCGTAAATTTATTGGTAGATGACCCAAACGAGAGACCAGATACAAGTGTTGGGTGGCATCCAGTCAACCTGTTCAGCCTCACAGACagctctcattatttttcttcctcaaattcTTCCAGTGGGCACCAAACTCTTCTACCTGTTCTTCCTTCAACCCAGGCGCCTTGGGATTCCTTCAGGGTCCATGTGAGCCAAGGACCAAATGTCGTGATCATGCAGCCCacacaggctgtgcaggaagtAGAGAACTCTGATCAACCTCTCATACTTCCGAATCACGTCCTGACACTGCCAATTCTGAAAAAGGACTTAGATACTCTGACTCCCTTCTGGCTCCAATACCAAGAAGAACACCAGAATCACAAAGAACACACGGGCTCGGGAGTACTACAGTTCAAGAGCCATTCGCAGCCTGAACCAGAGCACAGGGAGCAACAACCTCTGAATCTGGGTCAGCTTGACATATCGAACATTTTGCAAAGGTGGGACAAGATCTGCCAGGCTCTGCTTGCAGAATGGGACCCTCTCAAAGGGACACACTGA
- the DUXB gene encoding double homeobox B isoform X1, protein MNLDGTSGGILQKEFWRNRIQYNQSQKDILQSWFQHDPFPDKAAREQLAKEIGVPESNIQVWFKNYRVKQRKLDYTCFSEKDQTQGHDQSQHLTHEYLPKEARQKQTLITWTQKNKLVQAFERNPFPDIATRKKLTEQTGLQESRIQMWFQKQRSLYPKNCRREPVNLLVDDPNERPDTSVGWHPVNLFSLTDSSHYFSSSNSSSGHQTLLPVLPSTQAPWDSFRVHVSQGPNVVIMQPTQAVQEVENSDQPLILPNHVLTLPILKKDLDTLTPFWLQYQEEHQNHKEHTGSGVLQFKSHSQPEPEHREQQPLNLGQLDISNILQRWDKICQALLAEWDPLKGTH, encoded by the exons ATGAATTTGGACGGTACTTCAGGTG GCATACTTCAAAAAGaattctggagaaacagaatTCAGTATAACCAGAGTCAAAAGGATATCCTCCAGTCATGGTTTCAACATGACCCTTTCCCTGATAAAGCTGCCAGAGAACAACTGGCCAAAGAAATTGGGGTTCCAGAGTCTAATATTCAG GTTTGGTTTAAAAACTACAGAGTAAAACAGAGAAAACTAGATTATACATGCTTCTCAGAAAAAGATCAAACCCAGGGGCATGACCAGTCCCAGCATCTGACTCATG AATACTTACCAAAAGAAGCCCGGCAAAAACAGACATTGATCACGtggactcaaaaaaacaaactagtGCAAGCCTTTGAGAGGAACCCATTCCCTGATATTGCTACCAGGAAAAAACTGACTGAACAAACAGGACTGCAGGAATCAAGAATTCAA ATGTGGTTTCAGAAACAAAGATCTCTGTACCCCAAGAATTGCAGAAGGGAGCCCGTAAATTTATTGGTAGATGACCCAAACGAGAGACCAGATACAAGTGTTGGGTGGCATCCAGTCAACCTGTTCAGCCTCACAGACagctctcattatttttcttcctcaaattcTTCCAGTGGGCACCAAACTCTTCTACCTGTTCTTCCTTCAACCCAGGCGCCTTGGGATTCCTTCAGGGTCCATGTGAGCCAAGGACCAAATGTCGTGATCATGCAGCCCacacaggctgtgcaggaagtAGAGAACTCTGATCAACCTCTCATACTTCCGAATCACGTCCTGACACTGCCAATTCTGAAAAAGGACTTAGATACTCTGACTCCCTTCTGGCTCCAATACCAAGAAGAACACCAGAATCACAAAGAACACACGGGCTCGGGAGTACTACAGTTCAAGAGCCATTCGCAGCCTGAACCAGAGCACAGGGAGCAACAACCTCTGAATCTGGGTCAGCTTGACATATCGAACATTTTGCAAAGGTGGGACAAGATCTGCCAGGCTCTGCTTGCAGAATGGGACCCTCTCAAAGGGACACACTGA